From the Chiroxiphia lanceolata isolate bChiLan1 chromosome Z, bChiLan1.pri, whole genome shotgun sequence genome, one window contains:
- the KCMF1 gene encoding E3 ubiquitin-protein ligase KCMF1 isoform X2, with product MQCILTRVDFDLYYGGEAFSVEQPQSFTCPYCGKMGYTETSLQEHVTSEHAETSTEVICPICAALPGGDPNHVTDDFAAHLTLEHRAPRDLDESSGVRHVRRMFHPGRGLGGPRARRSNMHFTTSSPGGLSSSQSSYSPSNREAMDPIAELLSQLSGVRRSAGGQLNSSGPSASQLQQLQMQLQLERQHAQAARQQLETARNATRRTNTINVNTTMTQSTTTTNTSNTENSQQTIQNSQFLLTRLNDPKMSEAERQSMESERADCSLFVQELLLSTLMQEESSSSDEDERGEIADFGAMGCVDIMPLDVALENLNLKESNKGNEPPPPPL from the exons ATGCAGTGCATACTAACAAGAGTAGATTTTG attTGTACTATGGTGGAGAAGCTTTCTCAGTAGAGCAGCCACAGTCTTTTACTTGTCCTTATTGTGGGAAAATGGGTTATACGGAAACATCTCTTCAAGAACATGTTACTTCTGAGCATGCAGAAACATCAACAGAAGTG ATTTGTCCAATATGCGCAGCATTACCTGGAGGGGATCCAAATCACGTAACAGATGACTTTGCAGCTCATCTTACACTGGAACACAGAGCTCCTAGAGATTTA GATGAATCCAGTGGCGTTCGGCATGTACGTAGGATGTTCCACCCAGGCCGGGGTTTGGGAGGCCCCCGTGCACGTAGATCAAACATGCACTTTACTACCAGTTCCCCTGGTGGGCTTTCATCTTCTCAGAGTTCCTATTCTCCAAGCAATAGAGAAGCCATGGATCCTATAGCTG AGCTTTTATCTCAGCTATCAGGTGTGAGGCGTTCTGCAGGAGGACAGCTCAACTCCTCTGGCCCTTCTGCTTCTCAGttacagcagctgcagatgcaACTGCAGTTGGAACGACAACATGCACAGGCAGCAAGGCAACAACTGGAGACTGCGCGCAACGCAACCAGACGCACCAACACGATCAATGTCAACACCACTATGACACAATCTACAACAACAACCAACACATCtaacacagaaaacagtcaGCAGACTATCCAGAATTCCCAGTTCCTTCTTACAAG GTTGAATGACCCGAAGATGTCGGAAGCAGAGCGTCAGTCAATGGAAAGTGAACGGGCAGACTGCAGCCTGTTTGTTCAGGAGCTTCTACTGTCCACTTTGATGCAGGAAGAAAGTTCCTCCTCAGATGAGGATGAGCGGGGGGAGATTGCAGATTTTGGTGCTATGGGCTGTGTAGATATTATGCCTCTAGATGTTGCTTTAGAAAACCTAAATTTAAAAGAGAGTAATAAAGGAAACGagcctcctccacctcctctttGA
- the KCMF1 gene encoding E3 ubiquitin-protein ligase KCMF1 isoform X1, whose translation MSRHEGVSCDACLKGNFRGRRYKCLICYDYDLCATCYESGATTTRHTTDHPMQCILTRVDFDLYYGGEAFSVEQPQSFTCPYCGKMGYTETSLQEHVTSEHAETSTEVICPICAALPGGDPNHVTDDFAAHLTLEHRAPRDLDESSGVRHVRRMFHPGRGLGGPRARRSNMHFTTSSPGGLSSSQSSYSPSNREAMDPIAELLSQLSGVRRSAGGQLNSSGPSASQLQQLQMQLQLERQHAQAARQQLETARNATRRTNTINVNTTMTQSTTTTNTSNTENSQQTIQNSQFLLTRLNDPKMSEAERQSMESERADCSLFVQELLLSTLMQEESSSSDEDERGEIADFGAMGCVDIMPLDVALENLNLKESNKGNEPPPPPL comes from the exons GTGTCAGCTGTGATGcatgtttaaaaggaaattttcgAGGTCGCCGATACAAGTGTTTAATTTGCTACGATTACGATCTGTGCGCAACTTGTTATGAGAGTGGTGCAACGACAACGAGACATACAACTGACCATCCAATGCAGTGCATACTAACAAGAGTAGATTTTG attTGTACTATGGTGGAGAAGCTTTCTCAGTAGAGCAGCCACAGTCTTTTACTTGTCCTTATTGTGGGAAAATGGGTTATACGGAAACATCTCTTCAAGAACATGTTACTTCTGAGCATGCAGAAACATCAACAGAAGTG ATTTGTCCAATATGCGCAGCATTACCTGGAGGGGATCCAAATCACGTAACAGATGACTTTGCAGCTCATCTTACACTGGAACACAGAGCTCCTAGAGATTTA GATGAATCCAGTGGCGTTCGGCATGTACGTAGGATGTTCCACCCAGGCCGGGGTTTGGGAGGCCCCCGTGCACGTAGATCAAACATGCACTTTACTACCAGTTCCCCTGGTGGGCTTTCATCTTCTCAGAGTTCCTATTCTCCAAGCAATAGAGAAGCCATGGATCCTATAGCTG AGCTTTTATCTCAGCTATCAGGTGTGAGGCGTTCTGCAGGAGGACAGCTCAACTCCTCTGGCCCTTCTGCTTCTCAGttacagcagctgcagatgcaACTGCAGTTGGAACGACAACATGCACAGGCAGCAAGGCAACAACTGGAGACTGCGCGCAACGCAACCAGACGCACCAACACGATCAATGTCAACACCACTATGACACAATCTACAACAACAACCAACACATCtaacacagaaaacagtcaGCAGACTATCCAGAATTCCCAGTTCCTTCTTACAAG GTTGAATGACCCGAAGATGTCGGAAGCAGAGCGTCAGTCAATGGAAAGTGAACGGGCAGACTGCAGCCTGTTTGTTCAGGAGCTTCTACTGTCCACTTTGATGCAGGAAGAAAGTTCCTCCTCAGATGAGGATGAGCGGGGGGAGATTGCAGATTTTGGTGCTATGGGCTGTGTAGATATTATGCCTCTAGATGTTGCTTTAGAAAACCTAAATTTAAAAGAGAGTAATAAAGGAAACGagcctcctccacctcctctttGA